CAAATTCAGCACGTCGGTTGGTCACTGGACTGTAGGCACTTGGACTCACGCCCTTTCCCATCGAATACCAAACCGTTCGCAGGCAGTACCGCGACGCCCGCGAAACAACTGGCGGGTGAGCCTGCGGAATCGCGACGGAAATGCGGCCCCTAGAAAACGCGTCGGTGGGAGGGGATTGTGGAACAAAAATTCCTAGCATCGGGGAAACGAAGCGGAGCTTCCAAAAGGAGACCGTCGTAAAAGGGAATGCCGCCGTCCACATAGGCACGATCCGTGCCAAACGCCACGCGATCGGTCCAATGGCATTAAAAGGAGAGAATTCCCGCTGTCGACCGCTGAACGACTGGGGACTATCTGCTCGCCACGACCAACAAATGCTCGCGGCCGATCTGCCAATGCCCTTGGGCTCGCCTGGAAGAGGAGTCACCGACCAACGAGTCTACACGTCGCGGGGCAACCGGGATTCAACGGTTGTGGCGAGCATCAGCATCTGGAACAGCTGTCCGAGCGAGTGCGTGTCGATCTCGGGCATCCGCAGCTGAGTCGTCGGGCATCCGGCGGCATGCAGTGCGGCGTCGATATCGGCGATCGCTTCGGTCATCAAGTCGGGCAGTTTGCGGTCGGATAACGCGTTCAGCCCGTCGTGGTCGCCATCGCTCAGGCCGACCTGCCACGGGTCGGCGCGATGCTGTTGGACGATCAAATGATTGACGACTTTGCCCTGCAGGTTCGCTGGATCCAGGTGGTGCCCGTCGCGAGGGCTGACTGTTGTCAGCGGTAGCGTCTGGTTGCCCGAACCGGCGAACAGTTGGTCGTGCCAGAGGCCAAACGTTTCGAGCGCCGAGCCCCAGACATTCATCACGCGTCGATCGATCCCGCGATGCGTTTGCAGCAGATGATGGATGGCGACGTACTGCAGCACGAGGTTGGTTTCGGGAGGGGCGGTCTTGAAGTGTTCGTCCATCGCCGCGGCTCCTTCGAGCAGCTGGACGCAGTCCAACCCAAGCATCGCGGCGGGCAAGACACCGGCCGCGGAGAGGACGTTGAACCGTTCATCGATCGCCGCGGGGATCGGGAAGATCTCCTTGCAACCGATCGCCTGGGCTAGGTCGCGCAGCTTGCTCGGTTGGTCGGTCACGGGAAGGAGCAATTCGGGCAGCCACTGTGCCACGTCGTCGGCGAGCGATTCCTGCAGCGCCGGCAGGAACTGACGCAGCGCTAACGCTCGCTCTCGCGTTTCCCCCGCCGGATCGATCACGACCATCGCCCAACGTCGAACGACTGGATCGATCGCTGTCAGATCGCGGCCCAGCCGATGCAGCAGAGCACTCGACGCATCGTTGTCGAGATCGTTGCCGGTGAAATACATTCGCGGCTTGCTGCCACGGCCGCCGCGAGACAATTCGTTGTGGTAGGGATCGCAGCAGGCGTCGCGGAGCGCTTGGGTGCCGCGATAGGTGCCGCCGCCAGCGAGGACGACGACCGCATCGACTTCATCGTGCAAGCGATTGGCGACGCGGAAGATCTGTCCCAGCGGGCTGTCGTCGCGAAGCTCGGTGTAGCCGTCCAGTAGTTCGCGCGGCAGCGAGGCGAACGGCGGCGCGACGTCGACGATCTGCTGTCGCAAGTCGAGCAACTTGGGGGCCAGGTCCGCAATTTGAGCTTCGGTCACGCCATAATCGGCGTCGACCGCACCCGAAAAATCAAATTGAATCAGACCCACAAAATGCCTTTGCAAGAGATGTCATGAACCGCGGCGGGATCGTCCGCGGGGAGGCCCCGATCAATCGATGGCGATCAACGATTCGCCGGTCATCTCTTCCGGCTTTTCCAAGCCCAGCAGGGCCAGAGCGGTCGGTGCGATATCGGCCAATCGGCCGCCGCTGCGCAGTTGCTTGCCGTCCAGGCCTGGTTCGACGACGATCAACGGCACATCGTAAGTGGTGTGCGCGGTGTGCGGTCCGCCGGTTTCCGGATTGATCATCTGTTCGCAATTGCCGTGGTCGGCGGTCACGATCAGCGAACCGCCCGCGGCCAATGTCGCTTCGACGATCTTGCCGACACATTCATCGACAACTTCGACCGCCTTGATCGCTGCGTTCAGGTTGCCGGTGTGGCCAACCATGTCGCCGTTGGCGTAGTTCATGATGATCAGATCGGTCTTGCCCGCTGCGAGCTCTTGCAGCACGCGGTCGGTGATCCCGGCGGCCGACATCTCCGGCTTCTGATCGTAGGTCGACACGTCGCGCGGCGACTGCAACATCCCACGCTCTTCGTTTTCGAAAGGATCGTCGCGGTAGTCGTTGAAGAAGAAGGTGACGTGAGGATACTTTTCGGTCTCCGCACAACGGAACTGCTTCAGGCCCAAGGTGCTGATGTACTGGCCCAGGATGTTTGGCATCTTCGCTGGTTTTTCGAAGATCACGTGGACGGGCAGGCCGGTTTCGTAGCCGGTCATCGTGGCGAAGTAGAGGTTGTCGATCTTTTCGCCGCGATCGAATCCGCCACCGTCGATGTTCGCCCACTCGGTGTCGGAGTAGGTGAATGCTTTAGTTAGTTCGCGCGTTCGGTCGCCGCGGTAGTTCAAGAAGATCACCGCGTCGCCCGCTTTGACAAGCTGCTTCGGATCGACGGTGTCGGCGTCCGATACGGTGACCGGAGTGATGAATTCGTCGCCGGTACGATTCGATTCGGTTGGGTTGTCGTAATAGCTTTGGATCGCTTCGCTAGCTGTCGCTGCGATCTGATCGGCGCCGCGAGTCATCATGTCGTAGGCGAGCTTGACGCGGTCCCAACGCAAGTCGCGGTCCATCGCGTAATAACGGCCGATCACGCTGCCGACTTTCCCGATGCCCTCGGAGGTCAGGTTCTCTTGCAGCTTTGCCACGTAGCCCAGGCCGCCAGTCGGCGCGGTGTCGCGGCCGTCGGTGATCGCATGGACGATGTAGCGGTCGCCCGCCAAGCCGCTTCGCTTAACCAATTCGGTGACGGCAAACGCGTGTTCCAGGTCGCTGTGCACGCGTCCGTCGGACATCAATCCGACCAGGTGCAGCGAGCCGCCGGAAGCTTTGACGTGCGCGATCGCTTCTTGCAGCACGGGGTTCTCGAAGAACTCACCCTTGCGAATCGAACGGGTGATCCGCATCACTTCTTGATCGACGATCCGGCCGGCACCGATGTTCTGGTGGCCGACTTCGCTGTTCCCCATCACGCCGGCTGGCAGACCAACATCTTCGCCCGATGTCTTGATCAGCGTGTTGGGATAGCTTTGCATCAAAGCGTCGGAGACTGGAGTCTTGCCCATGAGGACCGCATTGGATTGATCCCATTTCGAAAAGGGATTTTGTCCCCAACCATCACGAACGATCACAACAACAGGTTTTCGGCGAACTTCAGTCACAGGTGACTCTCCAAATAATAAGTCAGGCAAACTCTGACAAACGACGGGCGTGGTCGCGAGATCGGACCAGCGGCCGGCAGCCAGCGAGAGGATCCATCGTACCGAAAACGTCTTTTTTTCGATACCGGCCCGGCGCCAGCGGTTGCTCGCAAATCGAGCCGCTGGCGACGTTAACGCCGCAAAAATCAGGCTTTTGGTTGCCGTCGACAGAGCGTCTGCAAGATCGCTGGCGGGATGAAGATTGCGTTAGCGATGATCATCGTCACGCCAAAGGTGATCATGCCCAGGAACAGAGCGATTCCGCCGTGGACCATCACCGCCGTCAACAGCACCCAGGGGCGAGTCAGCCGCGGCCAAACCAACGCACAGTAGAAGGTTTCCCAAAGGACGGTGGCGTGCGAAAGAGCGGCGAACAGGATCGGATAGTGGACGATCCAAGTCATGTCCATCGATTGGTATTCGTAATTGGAAACCGCGAACCAGGTCGCCGTTCCATCCCACCACATCTCGCCGCGCATCTTGCTGACACCGCCAAACAGATAGATCACACACAGATGCAGTTGCAACAGCCGGGTGCCGATGTTGGCAGCGATCGAAGGGGATGCCGATGGCAACCACCAACGCGACGGTCGACCCGCGGCTTCACGGCGACGATGTAGCCAAGCGTCGACCGACCAGACCGATCCGCACGGCGTCAGCATCAGATACATCGTGATCATCGTCGTCATTTGGTCCAAGCCAAACAACGCGCCGGTCAGACGATGCATGTACATCAACTGAAGAAACCACGCCGCCGGAGCGGTCAGCCGCGTGAAGATCCCGCAGGTGAAACAGATCGTCACGGCGATCGTGACTAGGTGATGTGTCCACAGGATCGCTGGGCTATCGACGTACCAAAGATAGGACCAGGCGTAATCGTTTTCGTGCAGCTGGCGAACCGTGTCGGTCGTGACCCAGGCATCGGTGCCAACAAACGCAAGCAGTTGAGACGCCAGCACAAGGTGCGTGTACAGCAGCATCAACCCGATCGCGATCCGGATCGCGGCCAAGGTATGCGGGGCGGTGGGAGTGAACCAGAACCGATCCCACAGCGTGGTGAGTTCGGTGAAATAGCTGGCGATCCAGCGACGCGGTTTGTTCATGGTGCGATCCCATCGAAAGCCGGCAGGCCATCGGGCAGCGTCAGATACAGCCGCTCGTTTTGCAAATCGATCCGTTCCTCGACGAACTCGGGGATGCCGGGCATGCGATGCTCGACGCGATCGATCTGCACCGCGCTACCGCCATGGACGTGTTGCAGATGATTGGCAAAACCGTCGCGGATCATTTCATATCGATCGCGGCCGGACCGCCAATCGCGAAAGATCACGCTGTCGCGCGGCACGTCGGGCGGCAGCGACCGCGGTTCGTGCATGTTGTGCAAAAACTCGGTCAACATGAAGTGGCGGTGATACAGCAAACGAGGCCACTGGTTGTTGCGATCGGGAAACGTCTCGGTTTGCGGCTGGCCATCGGCATCGATCCAGCTGGCCGCAACGAGATGGCTGGGGCCGGGATCGGGAGCGAAAAACGCGTAGCCGTGACTTAAATAAAGGAAGTCGACGTAGCGACCGACCGGGGCGCGAAAGGCCGACGCAGCGGGTGAGGGACCGCCGGGACCACGCGTTGAAAAGCGGATCGGTTCGGCAACGACCGCCCACAGATGGACGACGACGGCGATGCTGATCGCTATCTTCAACCAACGCGGCGGCGCGAAAGGGGGCGAGAGTGTGTCGTCGTTCATGCGTCAGAAGATAACCGCCCGCAGCGCACGAAAAAACCCGCGTTGGAAATTTCCAACGCGGGCTTCTGGGTCGTGTCAGTGCGAACACATCGCCTAACGCATTGCAACGGTTTCGTCAGCGAAATCGAAGGTCAGTTCTGGCGTGCTGCCAGCCGACAACGAAATCGTCTTCTCTTCGGTCAACGTCCGTCCGTCGCGTTGGATCGCAACGGTGACGGTGTAGTCGTTCCAAACTTGACCAGCTTGCAATTGCTTGGTGCGGAAGGTACGCGTGGTGCCATCGGCATCGGTTGCGTTGCCAGCCAAAGTCACCTTGGCGTCAGCAGGCACGTTGACGGTCAAAACAGTTTCGACAACATCCGATTCGGTTGCTGGAGCGGCAACGTAAGCTGGCGCTTCAACCGCAGGTGCCGAATAGACCAACGAACGGGTTTCGCCACCGTGCAGGCGGACGACCTTCGATTCGCTGACCAATTGGCCGTTGACGGTGTGTTCGATTCGCACGTCGTACGAATAGGCATAACCAGGGGTCAGTCCACGCGAGACGAATTGGCGATGTGCGCCAGTGCTGCGGGTCTTGGTGCCGTTGACGAAAACGTCTGCATCGGCGGGAACTTCCATCGTCAACAACGCTTCGCTGGAAGATGTGGTCGATTGCGTTTGGTGATACGAAGCACCTTCGACAGGTGTTTCGATGATCGATTCGCCCTGCGACGATTCGATTACCGGTTCGCTGTAGATCGGTGCCGATTCGTACATTGGAACCGAATACGATTCGACAGGTGCCGAGTAGTAGTTGGCGCTATACGATCCGCTGCTTCCGCCGCTGCTGGCGCTATATCCGCTCGATCCGCCGCTGCTGCCATAGCTGCTGTAGGCGCGATACGAACCGTAGCTGCCGCCGCTGCTAGCATAGCTGCTGGTGCTATACCCGCTCGATCCGCCACTGCTGGCGTATCCGCTGTAATAACCGCTCGATCCGCCGCTGCTGGCGCGAGCTGCACGCCAAGCTTGGTGCCGGGCTTTGATTCGCTTCAGGATACCGAAGTGTCCCGAGCTGCCGCCGTAGGATCCGGAGCTGCCATAGCTAGCGCCCGAACTGCCGTAGCTGCTGTAAGAGGCCGAGTAACGGCCATAGCTGCCGCTGCTCGCACCCGAGCTGCCGTACGATCCGTAGCTGCCCGATGAGCCAGAGCTGCCCGATGATCCGTAACTACCAAAGGAGCCCCAGCCCGCGTGTGCGGCTCCCCCCATCAATGTCATCGCCACGGCGGCTGCTGCCACTGGCATAAAGTGAATTCGTCGCATGAGTTAGAACCTCCCGATTCTTTCCGACCTATCCCAAAATCTACATTAAGCGTGTTCGCGTTTTCGCGCCCAGAATACCCAGTTAGGATAATCTTCCCCAGCGGTGATTCAAGCTCGCTAGCTTCAATAATTTCAATCAAACCTTCGATTTAGGCTCAAGCGACGCAAATACAACGACTGCAAGGGCTCGCTTGGTTGCAACCAGACACTTCGGTTTCCGATGCAACGCAAAACAGGATGGTGCAC
Above is a genomic segment from Rosistilla ulvae containing:
- a CDS encoding glucose-6-phosphate isomerase; amino-acid sequence: MGLIQFDFSGAVDADYGVTEAQIADLAPKLLDLRQQIVDVAPPFASLPRELLDGYTELRDDSPLGQIFRVANRLHDEVDAVVVLAGGGTYRGTQALRDACCDPYHNELSRGGRGSKPRMYFTGNDLDNDASSALLHRLGRDLTAIDPVVRRWAMVVIDPAGETRERALALRQFLPALQESLADDVAQWLPELLLPVTDQPSKLRDLAQAIGCKEIFPIPAAIDERFNVLSAAGVLPAAMLGLDCVQLLEGAAAMDEHFKTAPPETNLVLQYVAIHHLLQTHRGIDRRVMNVWGSALETFGLWHDQLFAGSGNQTLPLTTVSPRDGHHLDPANLQGKVVNHLIVQQHRADPWQVGLSDGDHDGLNALSDRKLPDLMTEAIADIDAALHAAGCPTTQLRMPEIDTHSLGQLFQMLMLATTVESRLPRDV
- the gpmI gene encoding 2,3-bisphosphoglycerate-independent phosphoglycerate mutase gives rise to the protein MTEVRRKPVVVIVRDGWGQNPFSKWDQSNAVLMGKTPVSDALMQSYPNTLIKTSGEDVGLPAGVMGNSEVGHQNIGAGRIVDQEVMRITRSIRKGEFFENPVLQEAIAHVKASGGSLHLVGLMSDGRVHSDLEHAFAVTELVKRSGLAGDRYIVHAITDGRDTAPTGGLGYVAKLQENLTSEGIGKVGSVIGRYYAMDRDLRWDRVKLAYDMMTRGADQIAATASEAIQSYYDNPTESNRTGDEFITPVTVSDADTVDPKQLVKAGDAVIFLNYRGDRTRELTKAFTYSDTEWANIDGGGFDRGEKIDNLYFATMTGYETGLPVHVIFEKPAKMPNILGQYISTLGLKQFRCAETEKYPHVTFFFNDYRDDPFENEERGMLQSPRDVSTYDQKPEMSAAGITDRVLQELAAGKTDLIIMNYANGDMVGHTGNLNAAIKAVEVVDECVGKIVEATLAAGGSLIVTADHGNCEQMINPETGGPHTAHTTYDVPLIVVEPGLDGKQLRSGGRLADIAPTALALLGLEKPEEMTGESLIAID
- a CDS encoding HTTM domain-containing protein gives rise to the protein MNKPRRWIASYFTELTTLWDRFWFTPTAPHTLAAIRIAIGLMLLYTHLVLASQLLAFVGTDAWVTTDTVRQLHENDYAWSYLWYVDSPAILWTHHLVTIAVTICFTCGIFTRLTAPAAWFLQLMYMHRLTGALFGLDQMTTMITMYLMLTPCGSVWSVDAWLHRRREAAGRPSRWWLPSASPSIAANIGTRLLQLHLCVIYLFGGVSKMRGEMWWDGTATWFAVSNYEYQSMDMTWIVHYPILFAALSHATVLWETFYCALVWPRLTRPWVLLTAVMVHGGIALFLGMITFGVTMIIANAIFIPPAILQTLCRRQPKA
- a CDS encoding TIGR03000 domain-containing protein, which codes for MRRIHFMPVAAAAVAMTLMGGAAHAGWGSFGSYGSSGSSGSSGSYGSYGSSGASSGSYGRYSASYSSYGSSGASYGSSGSYGGSSGHFGILKRIKARHQAWRAARASSGGSSGYYSGYASSGGSSGYSTSSYASSGGSYGSYRAYSSYGSSGGSSGYSASSGGSSGSYSANYYSAPVESYSVPMYESAPIYSEPVIESSQGESIIETPVEGASYHQTQSTTSSSEALLTMEVPADADVFVNGTKTRSTGAHRQFVSRGLTPGYAYSYDVRIEHTVNGQLVSESKVVRLHGGETRSLVYSAPAVEAPAYVAAPATESDVVETVLTVNVPADAKVTLAGNATDADGTTRTFRTKQLQAGQVWNDYTVTVAIQRDGRTLTEEKTISLSAGSTPELTFDFADETVAMR